In a genomic window of Nocardia fluminea:
- a CDS encoding winged helix-turn-helix transcriptional regulator: MTTAEPVQYPPYGRYEADCPARMAVDLFANSWLPVVVYLLRDGPQRHSELLAGAGGISQKMLTQTLRRMEKMTLVRRRRYAEAPPRVDYELTEAGRDLLVPIYALGAWVDRHGPAVTTAMYGEPPG, translated from the coding sequence ATGACCACCGCCGAACCGGTGCAGTACCCGCCCTACGGTCGATACGAGGCCGACTGTCCCGCGCGGATGGCGGTGGATCTGTTCGCGAATTCGTGGCTGCCGGTGGTGGTGTATCTGCTGCGCGATGGTCCGCAACGTCACAGCGAACTCCTCGCGGGCGCGGGCGGGATCAGCCAGAAGATGCTCACCCAGACCTTGCGGCGCATGGAGAAGATGACGCTCGTGCGCAGGCGGCGGTATGCCGAAGCACCCCCACGAGTCGACTACGAACTCACCGAAGCGGGCCGCGATCTGCTCGTTCCGATTTATGCGCTCGGCGCATGGGTAGACCGGCACGGGCCCGCGGTGACCACCGCGATGTACGGCGAACCGCCCGGCTGA
- a CDS encoding sensor histidine kinase, translated as MSVPQAVLLAVLAAVVGLAVGGLLIPFVNARQAARTQEDTGLTMSQVLDLIVLASESGIAVVDEYRDVVLVNPRAEELGLVRNRLLDERAWAAVEKVLATGESAEYDLTAKNPLPGRGRIAVRGVARKLSREETSFVVLFADDDSEQARMEATRRDFVANVSHELKTPVGAMSLLAEAMLESADDPEAVRHFGSRVLGESRRLGKMVTELIALSRLQGAEKLPDLAVVDVDTVVQQAVDRSRTAAEAAGITVSTDRPSGLEVLGDETLLVTALSNLVENAIAYSPQGSHVSVSRSLRGDHVAMAVTDRGIGIAKEDQERVFERFFRSDKARSRSTGGTGLGLAIVKHVAANHNGEITLWSKLGTGSTFTLRIPAHLETDGDEDAEQTPESTTRETTVPRTLAGRTNGVEARR; from the coding sequence GTGAGTGTTCCGCAGGCCGTGCTCTTGGCAGTCCTCGCGGCTGTCGTCGGGCTGGCAGTCGGTGGCCTGCTGATCCCGTTCGTCAACGCCAGGCAGGCCGCCCGTACCCAGGAAGACACCGGGCTGACGATGTCGCAGGTGCTCGACCTGATCGTGCTCGCGTCCGAGTCCGGCATCGCCGTGGTCGACGAATACCGCGACGTGGTGCTGGTGAATCCACGCGCCGAGGAACTCGGGCTGGTCCGCAACCGGTTGCTCGACGAACGCGCGTGGGCCGCGGTGGAGAAGGTCCTCGCGACCGGCGAATCCGCCGAATACGACCTCACCGCCAAGAATCCGCTACCCGGCCGCGGCCGGATCGCCGTGCGCGGTGTGGCCCGCAAACTCTCCCGCGAGGAAACCAGCTTCGTCGTGCTGTTCGCCGACGACGATTCCGAGCAGGCCCGCATGGAGGCGACGCGGCGCGATTTCGTCGCCAATGTCAGCCACGAACTCAAGACCCCCGTCGGCGCGATGAGCCTGCTGGCCGAGGCCATGCTGGAATCGGCCGACGATCCCGAGGCCGTGCGCCACTTCGGCTCCCGCGTGCTGGGCGAATCCCGGCGGCTGGGCAAGATGGTGACCGAGCTGATCGCGCTGTCGCGATTGCAGGGCGCCGAGAAGCTGCCCGATCTGGCCGTGGTCGACGTCGACACGGTGGTGCAGCAGGCGGTCGACCGCTCGCGCACCGCCGCCGAGGCCGCGGGCATCACCGTCAGCACCGACCGGCCCAGCGGGCTGGAAGTGCTCGGCGACGAGACGTTGCTGGTGACCGCGCTGTCGAACCTGGTGGAGAACGCGATCGCGTATTCCCCGCAGGGTTCGCATGTGTCGGTGAGCCGGTCGCTGCGCGGCGATCATGTCGCGATGGCGGTCACCGATCGTGGCATCGGGATCGCCAAGGAAGACCAGGAACGGGTGTTCGAGCGGTTCTTCCGCTCCGACAAGGCCCGTTCGCGGTCGACCGGCGGCACCGGGCTCGGCCTCGCCATCGTGAAACACGTGGCGGCCAACCACAACGGCGAAATCACCCTGTGGAGCAAACTGGGCACCGGTTCGACGTTCACGCTGCGCATCCCCGCCCATCTGGAAACCGATGGGGACGAGGACGCGGAACAGACGCCGGAGTCCACCACGAGAGAAACCACCGTCCCGCGCACTCTCGCGGGACGAACGAACGGTGTGGAGGCACGCAGATGA
- a CDS encoding response regulator transcription factor has protein sequence MTSVLIVEDEDSLAEPLAFLLRKEGFDVTVVGDGPSALAEFDRSGADIVLLDLMLPGMSGTDVCKQLRTRSGVPVIMVTARDSEIDKVVGLELGADDYVTKPYSARELIARIRAVLRRGAGDELDSGSENSVLEAGPVRMDVDRHTVHVNGGQVTLPLKEFDLLEYLLRNSGRVLTRGQLIDRVWGADYVGDTKTLDVHVKRLRSKIEADPAKPEHLVTVRGLGYKLEA, from the coding sequence ATGACGAGTGTGTTGATCGTCGAAGACGAGGATTCGCTGGCCGAGCCGCTGGCGTTCCTGCTTCGCAAGGAAGGCTTCGACGTCACCGTCGTCGGCGACGGTCCGTCCGCGCTGGCCGAATTCGACCGCTCCGGCGCCGATATCGTGCTGCTGGACCTGATGCTGCCCGGCATGAGCGGCACCGACGTGTGCAAGCAGTTGCGCACGCGCAGCGGCGTGCCGGTGATCATGGTGACCGCGCGCGACAGTGAGATCGACAAGGTCGTCGGCCTGGAACTGGGCGCCGACGACTACGTCACCAAGCCGTACTCGGCGCGCGAGCTGATCGCGCGGATCCGGGCCGTGCTGCGTCGCGGCGCCGGGGACGAGCTGGACTCGGGCAGCGAGAACAGCGTGCTCGAGGCCGGCCCGGTGCGGATGGACGTGGACCGGCACACCGTGCACGTCAACGGTGGGCAGGTCACGTTGCCGCTCAAGGAGTTCGACCTCCTCGAATACCTGCTGCGCAACTCCGGCCGCGTACTCACGCGCGGCCAGCTGATCGACCGGGTCTGGGGCGCCGACTACGTGGGCGACACCAAGACCCTCGACGTCCACGTCAAGCGCCTGCGCTCGAAGATCGAAGCCGACCCGGCCAAGCCGGAACACCTGGTCACCGTACGAGGTCTCGGCTACAAACTCGAAGCCTGA
- a CDS encoding Ppx/GppA family phosphatase, with protein MRLGVLDVGSNTVHLLVVDAHRGGHPTPMSSTKSALRLSESMDSGGRITEEGEARLIATILEFADLARYSKCVELMPFATSALREATNSEEVLARVRAMTGVDLQVLSGDDEARLTFLAVRRWFGWSAGRIVNLDIGGGSLELSNGGDEEPDVALSLQLGAGRLTRQWLRDDPPGKRKIAVLRDWLDAELVIPSKTMIDAGRPDLAVGTSKTFRSLARLTGAAPSAAGPRVRRTLTSSGLRQLIAFISRMTASDRAELEGVSSDRSQQLVAGALVAEASMRALSLDSIEICPWALREGLILRKLDAEPNGGGPAAVPPVTPVAEVESA; from the coding sequence GTGCGGCTTGGTGTTCTCGATGTCGGAAGCAATACCGTCCACCTGCTCGTGGTGGACGCCCATCGTGGTGGCCACCCGACGCCGATGAGCTCGACCAAGTCGGCGTTGCGCCTGTCCGAGAGCATGGATTCGGGGGGCCGGATCACCGAAGAGGGCGAGGCGCGGCTCATCGCGACCATCCTCGAATTCGCTGATCTGGCGCGCTATTCCAAATGCGTCGAACTGATGCCGTTCGCCACCTCGGCCCTGCGCGAGGCGACCAATTCCGAGGAAGTGCTCGCGCGCGTGCGGGCGATGACCGGCGTCGACCTGCAGGTGCTCTCCGGCGACGACGAGGCCAGGCTGACATTCCTCGCGGTGCGCCGCTGGTTCGGCTGGAGCGCGGGCCGGATCGTCAACCTCGACATCGGCGGCGGCTCGCTGGAACTGTCCAACGGCGGCGACGAGGAACCCGACGTGGCGCTGTCGCTGCAACTCGGCGCGGGCAGGCTCACCAGGCAGTGGCTGCGCGACGACCCGCCGGGCAAGCGCAAGATCGCGGTCCTGCGCGACTGGCTCGACGCGGAACTGGTCATCCCGTCCAAGACGATGATCGACGCGGGCAGGCCCGACCTGGCCGTCGGCACCTCGAAGACATTCCGTTCGCTGGCCCGGCTGACCGGCGCGGCACCCTCGGCGGCGGGTCCGCGGGTGCGACGTACACTGACCAGCTCCGGTCTGCGCCAGCTGATCGCGTTCATCTCCCGGATGACCGCGTCGGACCGCGCGGAACTGGAAGGCGTGAGTTCGGATCGGTCCCAGCAATTGGTGGCCGGCGCATTGGTCGCGGAGGCGAGTATGCGGGCGTTATCGCTCGACAGCATCGAGATCTGCCCATGGGCGCTGCGCGAAGGCCTCATCTTGCGCAAACTGGACGCCGAGCCCAACGGAGGTGGACCGGCCGCGGTGCCGCCGGTCACGCCGGTCGCGGAAGTGGAGTCGGCATGA
- a CDS encoding sugar phosphate isomerase/epimerase family protein, producing the protein MGNARADIAIGLSTASVYPENTQAAFRYAAELGYDGVELMVWAEPASQDIATVQSYAKRYGVPVLAVHAPCLLISQRVWGADPVAKLERSVRTAEALGADTVVVHPPFRWQRRYARSFADQVGELEAHHPVKVAVENMFPMRADTLFRDGAVRRLERRAGPGRAVSAFSPSYDPTDTGFDHYTLDLSHTATAGTDALALARRMGEGLVHLHLADGRGAAHDEHLVPGDGTQPCAQLCEHLIHTGFRGHAVAEINTQNARTTAERSAQLARTLEFARRHLTGATPDPQPRHADLP; encoded by the coding sequence GTGGGGAACGCACGGGCGGACATCGCGATCGGGCTGTCGACGGCCTCGGTGTATCCGGAGAACACGCAGGCGGCGTTCCGCTATGCCGCCGAATTGGGTTACGACGGCGTGGAATTGATGGTCTGGGCCGAACCGGCCAGCCAGGACATCGCCACCGTGCAGTCCTACGCGAAGCGCTACGGCGTCCCGGTGCTGGCCGTGCACGCGCCGTGTCTGCTGATCTCGCAACGGGTCTGGGGCGCCGACCCGGTGGCCAAGCTGGAACGCAGCGTGCGTACCGCGGAGGCGCTCGGCGCCGACACCGTGGTGGTGCACCCGCCGTTTCGCTGGCAACGCCGCTACGCCAGGAGTTTCGCGGATCAGGTCGGTGAGCTCGAGGCGCATCACCCGGTCAAGGTGGCCGTGGAGAACATGTTCCCGATGCGGGCCGACACCCTGTTCCGCGACGGCGCGGTGCGCAGGCTGGAACGTCGCGCGGGCCCCGGCCGCGCGGTGAGCGCGTTCAGCCCCTCCTACGATCCGACCGACACCGGCTTCGACCACTACACCCTCGACCTCTCGCACACCGCGACCGCGGGCACCGACGCCCTCGCGCTGGCGCGCCGGATGGGCGAGGGCCTGGTCCACCTGCACCTGGCCGACGGGCGCGGCGCCGCGCACGACGAGCACCTGGTGCCCGGCGACGGCACCCAGCCCTGTGCGCAACTGTGTGAGCACCTGATCCACACCGGTTTCCGCGGCCACGCGGTCGCCGAGATCAACACCCAGAACGCGCGGACCACCGCCGAGCGCTCCGCCCAACTGGCCCGCACCCTCGAGTTCGCGCGCCGCCACCTCACCGGCGCGACCCCCGACCCCCAACCCCGCCACGCCGACCTGCCGTAA
- a CDS encoding thioesterase family protein, with amino-acid sequence MTRELATDAPFSQVLDLTELTTTDAETGRYAGVIAPTWTIGPKVHGGTMVAATAAAATRWLTEADESLARMAPIAASTDFLGAPDPGEVEYAVHLRKKGRQICLADVDLIQNGRTLVRTAFTFGHLDSAETRWSGPDTDMAAAPVDEAFRYSADSPMGKIVHVSQGAHMVIDPTWGEFLRGETGPPRLRLWIRPFDGDEADPRTRAAFAMMAADISPPVPMNLGHFGWSPTVQMTTYLRRIPAPGWLRVIATAREVGERMFDEDHLVIDSTGAVVAQSRQLALIPAAR; translated from the coding sequence ATGACGCGAGAACTCGCGACCGACGCCCCGTTCAGCCAGGTCCTCGACCTGACCGAGCTCACCACCACCGATGCCGAGACCGGCCGCTACGCCGGCGTCATCGCGCCCACCTGGACCATCGGGCCCAAGGTCCACGGCGGCACCATGGTCGCGGCCACCGCCGCCGCGGCCACCCGCTGGCTCACCGAGGCCGACGAATCGCTCGCCCGGATGGCGCCCATCGCGGCCAGCACCGACTTCCTCGGCGCGCCCGACCCCGGGGAGGTCGAATACGCGGTCCACCTCCGCAAGAAGGGCCGCCAGATCTGCCTGGCCGACGTGGACCTGATCCAGAACGGCCGCACACTCGTCCGGACCGCGTTCACCTTCGGCCATCTCGACTCCGCCGAGACGCGCTGGAGCGGCCCCGACACCGACATGGCGGCAGCGCCGGTCGACGAGGCGTTCCGCTACTCCGCCGATTCGCCGATGGGCAAGATCGTGCACGTCAGCCAGGGCGCCCACATGGTGATCGATCCGACCTGGGGTGAATTCCTGCGCGGCGAGACCGGCCCGCCCCGGCTGCGCCTGTGGATCCGCCCGTTCGACGGCGACGAAGCCGATCCGCGCACGCGCGCCGCCTTCGCCATGATGGCCGCCGACATCAGTCCGCCGGTGCCGATGAACCTCGGTCACTTCGGCTGGTCGCCGACCGTCCAGATGACCACTTATCTGCGCCGCATTCCCGCGCCCGGCTGGCTGCGCGTCATCGCGACCGCCCGTGAGGTCGGTGAGCGGATGTTCGACGAGGACCACCTGGTCATCGACTCGACCGGTGCCGTCGTCGCCCAGAGTCGTCAGCTCGCCCTGATCCCGGCGGCGCGCTGA
- the proC gene encoding pyrroline-5-carboxylate reductase, which yields MTRIAVVGGGRIGEALVAGLLESGRATKDLVVVEPIAPRAAQLAERFKVRVSGSVADAVEGADIVVLAVKPGVVDSVLTDLSKADLDNGRDQVLVSLAAGVSTARLESKLPAGFAVVRVMPNTPMLVGQGMSVQSPGRYAKPEQLEQVGEMLEAVGKVVTVPEAQMDAVTAVSGSGPAYFFLVVEAMIDAGVGLGLTREVASELVVQTMIGSAALLDETGQGAAELRAAVTSPGGTTAAALRELERGALRSTFTEALHAAKRRSAEQGATNE from the coding sequence ATGACGAGAATTGCGGTTGTCGGTGGCGGTCGGATCGGTGAGGCGCTGGTGGCCGGATTGCTGGAATCCGGCCGGGCGACCAAGGATTTGGTCGTTGTCGAGCCGATCGCCCCGCGCGCCGCGCAGCTGGCCGAGCGGTTCAAGGTGCGGGTGAGCGGGTCGGTCGCCGACGCCGTCGAAGGCGCCGACATCGTGGTCCTCGCGGTGAAGCCCGGCGTGGTCGACTCGGTGCTCACCGATCTGTCCAAGGCCGACCTCGACAACGGTCGCGACCAGGTGCTCGTCTCGCTGGCCGCCGGTGTCTCCACCGCCCGCCTCGAGTCGAAACTGCCCGCCGGTTTCGCGGTCGTGCGGGTGATGCCGAACACCCCCATGCTGGTCGGGCAGGGGATGAGTGTGCAATCGCCCGGTCGCTACGCCAAGCCGGAGCAGCTCGAGCAGGTCGGTGAGATGCTCGAAGCCGTCGGTAAGGTGGTGACGGTGCCGGAGGCGCAGATGGACGCCGTGACCGCGGTTTCGGGTTCGGGACCGGCGTATTTCTTCCTCGTCGTCGAGGCGATGATCGATGCCGGCGTCGGTCTCGGCCTCACCCGCGAGGTGGCCAGCGAACTGGTCGTGCAGACCATGATCGGCTCGGCGGCACTGCTGGACGAGACCGGGCAGGGCGCGGCCGAGCTCAGGGCCGCGGTGACCTCGCCGGGCGGTACCACCGCCGCGGCCCTGCGTGAACTCGAACGTGGTGCGCTGCGCTCGACTTTCACCGAGGCGCTGCACGCGGCGAAGCGGCGGTCCGCCGAACAGGGCGCAACGAACGAGTGA
- a CDS encoding helix-turn-helix domain-containing protein, producing MMSANRMSSNPSASGGGSGSTGPRVGATPQTVIGGGTQFLTVAEVADLMRVSKMTVYRLVHSGELPAVRVGRSFRVHAKAVHDYLETSYFDAG from the coding sequence ATGATGTCTGCGAACAGAATGTCAAGTAATCCATCGGCGTCGGGCGGTGGTTCGGGTTCGACCGGGCCGCGGGTCGGCGCCACCCCGCAAACGGTGATCGGCGGTGGCACGCAGTTTCTCACCGTCGCCGAAGTCGCCGATCTCATGCGGGTGTCGAAAATGACGGTGTACCGGCTCGTGCACTCGGGTGAACTGCCCGCGGTGCGTGTCGGGCGCTCGTTCCGGGTGCACGCGAAGGCGGTGCACGACTACCTGGAGACGTCGTACTTCGACGCCGGATGA
- a CDS encoding 30S ribosomal protein bS22: MGSVIKKRRKRMSKKKHRKLLRRTRVQRRKLGK; encoded by the coding sequence ATGGGTTCTGTGATCAAGAAGCGCCGCAAGCGTATGTCGAAGAAGAAGCACCGTAAGCTGCTTCGCCGCACGCGTGTTCAGCGGCGCAAACTCGGCAAGTAA
- a CDS encoding NAD-dependent epimerase/dehydratase family protein: MLVTGASRFFGGNVAARLAAEPGVERVIAVDTVTPSRELRRKMGSAEFVRADIRNPLIRKVVEGNDVDTVVHAAVLTRPPVGGGRAVMKDLNVLGAMQLLAVCQKAPSVRRVVVRSSSAVYGCSAKDPAKFTEEMGARTPPAGWFARDMIDIEALVRGMARRRPDISASILRFAPIVGPRLADRGVQYLRSPITPTVLGREARLQLLHEEDAVAVLVHAAQRAHGGTVNIAGDGALAMSQAIRRAGRIVAPVPFFVFRTVGRSLMGPIMRGFSGEQPDYFYFGCGLDTTRMRTELGFTPRWTTVQAFDDFIAGAALRPVFDPAWIDAAEHKLLGLIGAGTGART; this comes from the coding sequence GTGCTGGTCACAGGTGCCAGCCGCTTCTTCGGTGGCAATGTCGCGGCACGGCTGGCTGCCGAACCCGGCGTCGAACGTGTCATCGCGGTGGATACCGTCACCCCCAGCCGTGAACTCCGGCGGAAAATGGGTAGTGCCGAGTTCGTGCGTGCCGATATCCGAAATCCGCTGATCCGCAAAGTCGTCGAGGGCAACGACGTGGACACCGTCGTGCACGCGGCTGTGCTCACCCGTCCGCCCGTCGGCGGCGGTCGCGCGGTGATGAAGGACCTCAATGTTCTCGGCGCGATGCAATTGCTCGCCGTGTGTCAGAAAGCGCCGTCGGTGCGCCGCGTGGTCGTGCGATCGTCGTCGGCGGTGTACGGATGCAGTGCCAAGGACCCGGCGAAATTCACCGAGGAAATGGGTGCGCGTACTCCGCCCGCGGGCTGGTTCGCGCGCGACATGATTGATATCGAGGCACTGGTGCGTGGAATGGCGCGGCGCAGGCCCGATATTTCCGCGTCGATTCTGCGTTTCGCGCCGATCGTCGGTCCGCGCCTGGCCGACCGGGGCGTGCAATATCTGCGTTCGCCGATCACCCCGACCGTTCTCGGTCGCGAAGCCCGACTGCAATTGCTGCACGAGGAAGACGCGGTCGCGGTGCTGGTGCACGCGGCGCAGCGCGCACACGGTGGCACGGTCAATATCGCCGGTGACGGCGCGCTGGCCATGTCGCAGGCCATTCGCCGGGCCGGGCGTATCGTGGCCCCGGTTCCCTTTTTCGTCTTCCGCACAGTCGGTCGCTCGCTGATGGGCCCGATCATGCGCGGATTCAGTGGCGAACAACCCGACTACTTCTACTTCGGCTGCGGGCTCGACACCACCCGCATGCGTACCGAACTCGGTTTCACCCCACGCTGGACCACGGTCCAGGCGTTCGATGACTTCATCGCGGGCGCAGCGTTGCGGCCCGTCTTCGATCCGGCATGGATCGACGCCGCGGAACACAAACTGCTCGGCCTCATCGGGGCCGGTACAGGAGCGCGTACATGA
- a CDS encoding lysophospholipid acyltransferase family protein: MNEGAKVIRLDVNVETRQRPQTRRWPDQPMQATPVTSLSERRPGMPARPPKSLTDIVRDAVGEQIEKTAEFARRRLTGDYQVDEFGYDRHLLESVILPALRPLSDYWFRVEVAGIENIPAVGGALLVANHAGTVPIDGLMLQLAVHDKHPHQRALRLLAADLIFEMPLLGALARKAGHTLACHPDAERLLRAGHIAGVFPEGFKGVGKNYADRYKLQRFGRGGFVSAAVRAGVPIIPVSIVGSEEIYPKLADIKPLARLLGLPYFPVTPLFPHLGLLGAVPMPSKWYIEFGEPIATTAFEPEEADDPMTMFEVTDQVRETIQQTLYKLLAKRRNVVLG; the protein is encoded by the coding sequence ATGAACGAGGGAGCGAAAGTCATTCGTCTCGACGTGAATGTCGAGACCCGACAGCGACCGCAGACCCGGCGATGGCCGGACCAGCCCATGCAGGCGACGCCGGTCACCTCCCTCAGTGAGCGTCGACCGGGCATGCCCGCCAGGCCGCCGAAGTCGCTGACCGACATCGTGCGCGATGCCGTCGGCGAGCAGATCGAGAAGACCGCGGAGTTCGCGCGCCGCAGGCTCACCGGGGACTACCAGGTCGACGAGTTCGGCTACGACCGCCACCTGCTCGAATCGGTGATCCTGCCTGCGCTACGGCCGCTCTCGGACTACTGGTTCCGGGTCGAGGTGGCGGGAATCGAGAACATCCCGGCCGTCGGTGGCGCGTTGCTGGTCGCCAATCACGCGGGCACCGTGCCGATCGACGGTCTGATGCTGCAGCTGGCCGTGCACGACAAGCACCCGCATCAGCGGGCGCTGCGGCTGCTGGCCGCCGACCTCATCTTCGAGATGCCGCTGCTCGGCGCGCTGGCCCGCAAGGCGGGACACACCCTGGCCTGCCATCCCGATGCCGAACGGCTGCTGCGCGCCGGGCACATCGCCGGCGTGTTCCCGGAAGGATTCAAGGGCGTCGGCAAGAACTACGCCGACCGGTACAAGCTGCAGCGGTTCGGCCGCGGCGGTTTCGTGTCGGCGGCGGTGCGCGCCGGGGTGCCGATCATTCCGGTCTCGATCGTCGGCTCCGAGGAGATCTACCCGAAGCTGGCCGATATCAAGCCGCTGGCGCGCCTGCTCGGCCTGCCGTACTTCCCGGTGACACCACTGTTCCCGCATCTGGGCCTGCTGGGCGCGGTGCCGATGCCGTCGAAGTGGTACATCGAATTCGGGGAGCCGATCGCGACCACGGCGTTCGAGCCGGAAGAGGCCGACGACCCGATGACGATGTTCGAGGTCACCGACCAGGTCCGCGAGACGATCCAGCAGACCCTCTACAAGCTCCTGGCCAAGCGCCGCAACGTAGTGCTCGGCTAG
- a CDS encoding HAD family hydrolase — protein MPERSKVTRAGFVAGRFGEFPARWQPSRLGQELQEQFARLPRSPFGPSEEELRANLAGEASADAALELHDAELAEQGADAGPEVPRDLTAAAFFDVDNTLVQGASIVHFARGLAARKYFKTSDLVDVAWKQVKFRVTGKENSSDMVSGREKALSFIAGRPTAELAALGEEIYDEIIADKIWPGTRALAQMHLDAGQQVWLVTATPVELANVIAKRLGLTGALGTVAESVDGKFTGRLVGDILHGLGKAHAVRTLAIREGLNLKRCTAYSDSHNDVPMLSLVGTAVAINPDSDLREVAKNRGWEIRDFRTGRKAAKIGVPTALALGAAGGAVAAVVARHRDS, from the coding sequence GTGCCGGAACGTTCGAAGGTGACTAGGGCCGGATTCGTCGCAGGGCGATTCGGGGAGTTCCCTGCGCGGTGGCAGCCCAGCCGCCTCGGTCAGGAACTGCAGGAACAGTTCGCACGGCTGCCACGCAGCCCGTTCGGACCGAGCGAAGAAGAGCTACGCGCCAACCTGGCCGGTGAGGCCAGCGCTGACGCCGCGCTCGAGCTGCACGATGCCGAGCTCGCCGAGCAGGGCGCCGACGCGGGCCCCGAGGTCCCTCGCGACCTCACCGCCGCGGCGTTCTTCGATGTCGACAACACTCTCGTGCAGGGCGCCTCGATCGTCCACTTCGCCCGTGGGCTGGCCGCGCGCAAGTACTTCAAGACCTCCGACCTGGTCGACGTCGCCTGGAAGCAGGTGAAGTTCCGGGTCACCGGCAAGGAGAACTCCTCCGACATGGTCTCGGGCCGGGAGAAGGCGCTCAGCTTCATCGCGGGCCGTCCCACCGCCGAACTCGCGGCGCTGGGCGAGGAGATCTACGACGAGATCATCGCCGACAAGATCTGGCCAGGCACCCGCGCCCTCGCCCAGATGCACCTCGACGCAGGCCAGCAGGTCTGGCTGGTCACCGCCACTCCGGTCGAGCTCGCCAATGTGATCGCCAAACGCCTCGGCCTGACCGGCGCCCTCGGCACGGTCGCCGAGAGTGTCGACGGCAAGTTCACCGGCCGCCTGGTCGGCGACATCCTGCACGGCCTCGGCAAGGCGCACGCGGTGCGCACCCTCGCCATCCGCGAAGGACTCAACCTCAAGCGCTGCACCGCCTACTCCGACAGCCACAACGATGTCCCCATGCTGTCGCTGGTCGGCACCGCTGTGGCCATCAACCCCGACTCCGACCTGCGTGAGGTCGCGAAGAACCGCGGATGGGAGATCCGCGACTTCCGCACCGGGCGCAAGGCGGCCAAGATCGGCGTCCCCACCGCATTGGCACTGGGTGCGGCGGGAGGTGCGGTGGCAGCCGTGGTAGCCCGCCACCGCGACAGCTAA
- a CDS encoding glutaredoxin family protein has product MSNPTPTVTLLTRAGCGMCGTALAQLRTICGDFGLPVATVDVDEAAVSEPELRAEYGDRLPVVLLNGREHSYFDVDEPRLRADLSRIAGRDGK; this is encoded by the coding sequence ATGAGTAATCCCACACCGACGGTGACCCTGCTGACCCGGGCCGGTTGCGGCATGTGCGGCACCGCGCTGGCGCAATTGCGGACGATCTGTGGTGATTTCGGTCTCCCGGTGGCGACGGTGGACGTCGACGAAGCCGCGGTCAGCGAGCCGGAACTGCGGGCGGAATACGGTGATCGCCTGCCGGTGGTCCTGTTGAACGGCCGTGAACACAGCTATTTCGACGTCGACGAGCCCCGTTTGCGGGCGGACCTGAGCCGGATCGCTGGTCGCGACGGAAAATGA
- a CDS encoding redox-sensing transcriptional repressor Rex, with product MTEQHETPSGVSGKALVRDIPQATVTRLATYLRVLAGLADEGVVIVSSEELAVAAGVNSAKLRKDLSFLGPNGVRGVGYDVAKLRTRIEDVLGLSQGHRVVLIGAGNLGRALVGYGGFGVRGFTVVAIFDNDPSVIGQSYAGLVVRDVEQLTAQIPALTPTIAVVAVPDEAAQDVCDRLVAAGLPSILSFAPLELRAPAHVQVRRVDLAMELQMLSFDAARNDAPALPEIAEVGSGRVARRVPPPSHLTHAAPVEPARGRPTRRTAPHSATPHSATEPSTKGSVITP from the coding sequence GTGACAGAGCAGCACGAGACGCCGAGTGGCGTCTCCGGCAAGGCTCTTGTGCGGGACATTCCGCAGGCCACGGTGACTCGTCTTGCTACCTATCTCCGGGTTCTCGCCGGGTTGGCCGACGAGGGTGTAGTCATCGTATCGAGTGAGGAACTCGCTGTCGCGGCGGGTGTCAATTCGGCGAAGCTGCGCAAGGATCTTTCGTTCCTCGGACCCAACGGTGTGCGGGGTGTCGGCTATGACGTAGCCAAGTTGCGCACCAGGATCGAAGATGTGCTCGGACTGTCACAGGGACATCGGGTAGTGCTGATCGGCGCGGGCAATCTGGGCCGCGCGCTGGTCGGGTACGGCGGATTCGGGGTACGAGGCTTCACCGTGGTCGCGATCTTCGACAACGACCCGTCGGTGATCGGGCAGTCGTACGCCGGTCTCGTCGTGCGCGATGTCGAGCAGCTCACCGCGCAGATTCCCGCGCTGACGCCGACGATCGCGGTGGTGGCCGTACCCGACGAAGCCGCCCAGGACGTGTGTGACCGGCTCGTCGCCGCCGGACTGCCGTCGATTCTGAGTTTCGCGCCGCTGGAACTGCGCGCGCCCGCCCACGTCCAGGTCCGCCGCGTCGATCTGGCGATGGAACTGCAGATGCTGTCCTTCGACGCCGCGCGCAACGACGCGCCCGCGCTGCCCGAGATCGCCGAGGTCGGTTCCGGCCGTGTCGCGCGCCGGGTACCGCCGCCAAGCCACCTCACCCATGCCGCACCGGTCGAACCGGCCCGCGGCAGGCCGACGCGGCGTACCGCGCCGCATTCGGCCACGCCCCACTCGGCAACGGAGCCAAGCACCAAGGGATCGGTGATCACGCCATGA